The genomic segment GTCAGTCAAAGCTGGCAGAGAAGGTCATTTTTAGCCATCCTCATTCCAGAAAAGAGTCACTATTTATTTACGAATGactagaataaaataaatgtttttcctACTCCCATTTGAATGTGATACGCTACCGTATTGTCATATAATGTTTCGGAGCGTTTAATTACTTAGCGGCAGCGGTTACCGGTCTTATTTTCTGTCAGGCATTTATTGGGATGaggctttttaaaatatttatcatAAAGTATATGTATTCACAATAAGGGTTTTCACAAATGGGCAAtgatataaaatattttgtaataataatagtagAAATGATTTACTGTGAAGGCACATGGACAGCACCGTAATTTGAGCTCTTGCTGCGGCCgcaataatacagcaaaattATACAAACGTTAAAACTACTGATAATTGCTGTACTGAAACCCACCTCTAACTCTGTTCTCTGTTCAGGGGTTAGGAGCTCCATCGCCGTGACGACAAGCCAACTGCACTTGTTATCTTGGATGTCAGTGCCGACCTTTCCCGTCACTGCGGGGTCTCCATAACAGTCCAGGTAGTCATCCTGCAACAGgaatatgtaatttttttttttggtcttggcatgcaaattgtttttgcaaattgttTTTGCATGCCAAGTAAACTCACCTGTATTTGGAAGAATTCTCCCATCTCCagtaaaatgagtttggcaTTTTTATGCTCCTCTTCGTCCTCGATTCCAGCCTATGAAAATGTGATAGATGGATTTCAGGAAGACTTTTGCTCCTTACTTCACTGCAGACTCAACAACTGCCTTGCTTACCATGTACATCGCTGCTGCCACAGGGAGGTAGAAGGAGTAGAAAGCAgtcttgtatttgacaatagctTTGTACCTGAAAGATACAAaaattctgttgtatgaatttTAATAGGTGGATGCAAAAGTTTACGGTAGCTTCTGCCGATTAGTGGAATCTATGGTTCTGCCCATCACGATACATCGCAGCCATATGAATATATACATTTGTTGTtagaaaaaatataataatatatatatatttttaaatcacaccGAGTGAAATTggattatttcctggaatagtGGCTTGCAAGCACTGCTTTCAGGGTTTTATTGACTTCAAGTCTTCTACTTGCCTCTCCATGGTGAATCGGTTGAGATCAAAATGACCAGGTGGTGCTGTCATGAGGTCCAGAGCTTGGCCCAGTTCTGTCTGAAAGGAGGTctgcaaggggaaaaaaaaggtattgtGAAACCCTCATGTGCAACATAGCCAAATGAGGGTCTCAtgtgagctggagcccatctcaactgactttgggcaagaaccAGGGAGACCCGGGACACAACCGCTGCTGCTCTTGCATATGCTTACTCATATAAAAATATAGACATGCAAGAGCAGCAGGGACATAGACATAGTATTGCAATATCTTTTTGCGACTTAATTCATCGGCCATTCAAACTCAAACCTTTGCATAGTTTTAACACGTGAAAGTAACATGTATGATTTTGTGGGAGGAAGTCAGAGTACACTGAGAAAAACCCATGCAAAAACGAGGAGAACACACAAACGCTAGACAGGAGGGTTTGAGTGGAGCTTTTAACTCAAGACCTTTCGAACCACATGCTGACCCCTCATACTTTCcaatatgtccatccatccatcatctgagcTTTTTTATGCTGtccaaaataaaacccaaaataCCTCATTGAATAGCTCCAGTAGGTGGACATAGTAGGGCTGGTTCCTGCAGTGTCTGCGAAGCAGCCTGTAAATGGAGGATTCCAAGAGGAAGGCATCGTTGATGGCATCCAAACCAATTccatcctttaaaaaaacaagaaacggATAGAAATCatgcaaaagaaacaaaaacaaatggagaAAGGTCACCCAAATAGAACAACCATAACCTTCTTGTACCAGCAGGGCCGTCCTCTGCGAGTCACAGATGCGTCCATGATATCATCGGCAACAAGAAAGAAGGCCTGAAGCTACCCACAGAGCGAAAAATGTCTTCATcacaaaacatgacacacaAAATCAATGTATGTACGAAGTATTTGGGACACAACTTACCAATTCAATGCACCATCCGACCACCAGGGCCCGCTGGACGGTGTCCTGCGTGAGCTTCGTCGGTGGGACGAGCTCCCGCAAGGAGCCAATCACAGACAAGCCACGGTTTCTTTTGCCTCCTGGGGCGTTGTAGAGCAAAACCTGGAAAACGAAAACAAGGCTTTCAAAATCAGTACAGGTCCCAAGTCGTTGGTGAAATGACAGCCGCAAAGTCACCTCTTTGAGCCGGTTCATGGCGTCGAGTAGTACGGGGTCCGTGAGGTCTTGCTCTGTCAGCTCCCACACCAGCTCCTCGAAATGAGCTTCGAATAGCCCCGGGTCCGAGAGCAATGTCTTCTTGCATTGCGATCCGTTGTAGGCGCGGTCTCCCTGGACAGACGACAGCAGAGACGCTCGGTGTTGTGCTGTAAGCGACGTGGCTGCTGGCCGCATGATTCGAACTAAATTCGGGACATTAATAGGCAGACGGAAAATGTGTTTCATCACCCCCAGCAAAAACGGACGTCCGAGTGTGCCTTCTCTCCAATGAGGAATAAAACTAACCCGTCACCATTCGTTACTTTACTGAGAGCAAGCGTTGCGTGAAGTTAGATTTTCGCCTCCAAGGGCAAGGATGAAGCAAAATTGCTATTATTAGCCAGCAGCTTCCGTCATTACAAGGAGCGTTGGCTGACGTTAGCAGGCATCGTTTACCTTTAAACTGCCTTGTCAGCAAGGCGAGCGGTGTTCCTGGTTAATGAatataaatgtacatttttattcatcacaCACGTCGTTCACGTACCATACTTCTTTTGTCCCCGTCCTCCAAACTATATCATAAAACAGCAATGTTGCGTCCCTTCGGATTTTTCGTCTTGTAATCAAACAGAGGGCCTTGAACGTCTCTTGAAACCAGGATGCGCCGATTGTAGTTCCTATTGAGGATAACGCCAGTTTTATTAAGAAGCTTTGAAACTAAAATTCCCATCACCCCTTGCGCCGCTTGTCGTGGGCGGGAATAAAGAAGGCCATTTGTCACACCACGTTCTCATTGGCCAATCTTATCGAACCAGGATGGGTTTTCGCACATACTGGCCAATAGTATTGAAAAGGGGAGGGGTTTAAAGTGGAGCGTGATAAAGTGAACCAATGGAtgagtctgcattttttttactgagcaAAAAGTACTAAAacgtgaagggaaaaaaattacattaattattttttatcataTGTTTAAAGACACAAATTAAtcaactgtattttaaaagtagATCCAATAAATAGGTGTTTGATTAACATACAATTTATTCATGTTTTAAGGCTATATCCTGCAAAGCCTGCCATACAGATAAACGTTTCttcaaataaataatgcaaGACATAATGCAGTAATAATGTTAGACAGGAGGAGGTAGAAACACGGCTCGGTGCAGAGTccctgtgtgtgtatacagtacatgtacatattgaaaatctgttttgtgtgtgtgtgtgtgtgtgtgtgtacgtgtgtgtatgtgtatgtgcgtgtgtatgtgtatgtgcgtgtgtgtgtgtacaaaatgaTGATGTACAATTTGCTGATGTTATCATCTTCACTCTGGCacattttgcagaaaaaaaaaatctgtctgatGTCCTTAGTGAGCCCTATATGGTAGTGTCCTTACAAATACGTACATTTATTTCATCACTCACACTGCAATGAAAACATATTTATCTTACAGGATCCGACTGCGAAAGCCGCAATCAGATATGCTTGGTGCAAAAGGACATATTGCACACCAAACGAGTGTGCTGAATCTGCATATTTTGTTTGCAACACTTTATTAGACACATAAAGTACCTGTCTTTCAACACTTcctttacgttttttttgtggacaagGGAGAAAAAGTGTCAATCCATGCAAATGAAGACATTTCACATGATATACTATGTCTGATGTTTGTGGGGGTCGCAAAACATGCACGAACACCACATCATTTTTCCAAGGGGCCAGTCATAGAGAATACAAGACGTGCATTCATATCATGTATGCCAGCAAATGCGCTGGTGGGGTAGAAttgtgaaaagaagaaaaatgtgaacaggTTTGCTTATCTTATATCACACTCGGCTAAATATGGATGGTTAAGtatcttttcatttttctttttacatggaagacaaaatacattttttaatgaccaACCTGACAATTCCTTGTGTTGAACAGCAAGGTATAAAAGGGCCTTTTAGGATCTTGTAATCCATTATGTTGAACGCTTGAGGGTCTGTCAGTCTCCAAGATTTTTCCACTAAGGCTGCAGTGAATGGAAAGAGGGTCTCGGCTAACACGGTTTAGATGAAGCCGGGCAAGTGTGTGGTCTTGTATTCAGAGCAATGTACAGCACCTTCTGAATCAGGCCAAAATACTTTAGAGTTGCTAGGCCTTGAAATATCTGAACAACTTGCAATCTGTACTTGATTATCTTCTCCGATCTCCTTCTTGTCTTCACAGCGCAGATTCAGAGTAGAGAACTCCCGATGAGCCGCGCTGTAGGTGAGGAGACACCACTCGGCATACGGTTAGAGAGGACGAGGAGTTTAGATCCCCGCAGCTCCGCAAGTGGATGCCCTCTGGGGCGTGGCCACTGTGGCTGCGGTTGTGGCGGCTGTCGCTGTGAGAGTGATGGTGGGTACGCTGGTGGGGATGCTGGTTGGGTTGTCCTCTATTGGTGCTCCAAGGGGTTCGCCAGACctgaacaatgttttttttttcccccagcaagtatgttgacaaacaaCGAAAAACACGTTTATTATGATGAATATAAAGTCATGTCACATTTGGAATGACCTTATTTCTGCAAGCAGTGGCTGAGGATGGACATCTATCATTCACCTTTGGTATAATCTTAAACAACATTAGTGCTCACTTTCTATTGCACTCATTTGTCCACTGCACAAACACCAGCGAATATTGAATAATTAGCAAAAAAGAGGCTTAGCCTTCATTATTGACACTCTCAGTCAAACTTACTACCgaactaaaaataaaagaaagagaattaaaaacaaacaaacaaaaacattaacttTGCCTTGAAACCCtcgagcttaatgctaacacaaaacACCCTCGAGTGGCTAATTAGTAGCATCTATGCAGCTGTGTTATAACTCTTTTAGGAGTGgatgtttgaacacaaatggcgcATCAGTGAATATGTCAACAGGTAATATCACAATACTCACAAGCATATTTCCATTATCCTCTGCAAACACGACTGCACGAGTGTGTTATACCGCTCTCGAGTAGCCAAGTGAGTGGACACCAGAAAGAACCGCAATGATGTAATTGTAATGTCCATCCTGTttatttaaccctcgtagtccaccgtttgcgataaatgcaaaattatgtctttgaatcaaaggcaaaggcattcggaaaaacacgagaaagctgaaatggcctaaatttcatgacgtcaccggctgataattctcaggcattgcagcaataataaaaaagtttttgattccgtaatcttcacaatttaaatattttgcaccatagagacctattctaattcatatttttgaatgcatcgtaaacctaatgtgtaaacatgcatttcacgcgatttttacttcaatcgctttgttttcgcttggacagacgtatgcatgccacattgttgggttgaggtcattccaattgtgcaacttttaggtggcgccagaggatcgcaaatgagtttgcctttttgcaggaggcttcaaaccaatgcattttacatgaacacgcccggtcgggattgttagtagggcttggttgggacctccagacacaatttttttttccttttgcaaaaaataaagaataaaaaaatcccaaagaactaataaaaactatatatgtatggatagcacagatgcctctgaacattttgagtgtttgggaaaaaaaagaatgtttgtataacacaacatacatcatttccaaaattgtaaaacgcgtaactgaggggttttttgtttcgaaggacctaagggttaatTATTTACATTCTGTTTAATTCATTACTATATGTTTTAGAACGTCCAATATTATAGAGTGCTGTTTTTCTTGCACATTGCAAAAAGTTTTATTGAGTGTTTTGGGGTGGCTGGAATGGATGAACGGTACTTCCACTCAATATCTGTATCTGAACGATATTGTAATTGATCTGAGGTCATTATTTCCTGATTTGAAAAGGTTGGCATTCTAGATTGGGATACAACGTCCGTTACAAAGACAGCGACCACTTGAGGGAATCGGGTAAGGTGTAATGGAGCGGACATACTTGTTCCAAAGACAGATGGTTGGCGGCAGCGCCCTCAGCTCCTCCTCTCCTTTTAGGTACCTGCCCTGCACTCCCGGCATGCTCGGAGGAGGGTGCCAGGTTGCGTTTGGAGCGCTGCAGGAAGCGAGCCATCAGGACTCGAGTCACCTTGCGGTGGAGAGGTTACAAGATCAGTATGGAAATATGAACATGAACAAGACACAGTGACTTTTGTATACAGaaagacctctgcactgtgaggttgacgcgctaaccaaatGTGTGGGTATTGATATCTGAGAACCTTAGACAGACAAACCTTGAGGTCACCAAGTGAGCGGTGGTAATCTTTGGGCAAACGCAGGGGAGACGCCGGCGGGGCTTTGGAAGGAACTTGTACCCCCGGATCTGTGGATTTCAGGCTGTCTTTTGTTGGTAAAGCAGTAGCCGGCGGCAAAGACGTAGGGGGCAGCAGGAGCGCCTCGTTGGATGGACCTTAGGAGAAAATGAGATTTgtgcctgctttattttttgtcaaaccCTCCAAAAGAACGTAATTTCACACGTTTTTGTCCTTAACAGAAAAAGATTTACAGAGTTCCAgataaatgtcattttcttcTTATGTTTGTGTCAACgcatttgaaattcattcattcattcattcattcatcttccgagccacttgatcctcaccagggtcgcggggggtgctggagcctatcccagctgtcttcgggcagtaggcgggggacaccctgaattacttgccagccaatcacagggcacacagagacgaacaaccacccacgctcacactcacagctagggacaatttagagtgttcaatcagcctgccatgcatgttttctggaatgtgggaggaaaccggagcacccggagaaaacccacgcaggcccggggagaacatgcaaattccacacagggaggccggagctggaatcgaacccggtacctctgcactgtgaagccgacgtgctaaccactggactaccgggccgccccatttgaAATTATCCTTATAAAATTCTGTCTTTATAAAATGTAGCCAATATTACCTGTGTCTGGAGACGCTTTATTGCACCCATAGCTCAAGTCCACTGGAGGAGAAaaggcaaaaatatatttttaatccatAATAAAGCACTTTCCAAGGGACCCAAGGAAGCTTTACAACCAGGCCTTATTTACCGGCAGCTATAGAGGAGCTGAGGCAGGGCTCACTGCGTGACCTCATGATGCTTAGGAGGCCTTCGTTGTCATTTCTTCCACTCTCGCCGTTATTTCTCCCGGCCCGTCGTCGCAGGTACAGAGTCTGGCGCTGTAATGGAGGTCCGCCATTCTGACCCACACACTGTTCGCTGTTGTCATGGGCACCTGCTTGGCGTAAAGGAGTGGAAGGGCGAACTTGGATGTCCGGTATGGGGGATTTCTCTTGTGAGGCGGATCCAGCTGTGGCTTCCAACTGAGAACAACTTCGAGCTAGCATAACCTGGCGCCGCAACACTGGAGACCTGGAGGAGCGAACAGTCGTAAAGAATACTGCGAGTTACACCGTAGGCTTTAAATTGCGTtcggaaacattttctttttagcaTACACCGATTGAGCTAACCATATTACACCAGAACATTCTCAATGTTAGCCTAGTAGCATATTAGCCCAAGTCATTTTGTTGCGATATCAATAAAAAAGcaaggtggtgctgtacagtAAGTTATCATTCATTGATAGATAGATGATAGACGTTTGGTTGATAGACGTTTGGTCGTTTAGTTAGCTGAACGGGTTAGCTTCCCTATTGAacggaattggaaaaaaaatcc from the Hippocampus zosterae strain Florida chromosome 5, ASM2543408v3, whole genome shotgun sequence genome contains:
- the fdps gene encoding farnesyl pyrophosphate synthase isoform X2 translates to MGDRAYNGSQCKKTLLSDPGLFEAHFEELVWELTEQDLTDPVLLDAMNRLKEVLLYNAPGGKRNRGLSVIGSLRELVPPTKLTQDTVQRALVVGWCIELLQAFFLVADDIMDASVTRRGRPCWYKKDGIGLDAINDAFLLESSIYRLLRRHCRNQPYYVHLLELFNETSFQTELGQALDLMTAPPGHFDLNRFTMERYKAIVKYKTAFYSFYLPVAAAMYMAGIEDEEEHKNAKLILLEMGEFFQIQDDYLDCYGDPAVTGKVGTDIQDNKCSWLVVTAMELLTPEQRTELEACYGRHDDASVEKVKALYDILEMPSLYRKYEDESYQRLQKLIECHAQNLPHAVFLNFAKKIYKRKK
- the fdps gene encoding farnesyl pyrophosphate synthase isoform X1, which translates into the protein MKHIFRLPINVPNLVRIMRPAATSLTAQHRASLLSSVQGDRAYNGSQCKKTLLSDPGLFEAHFEELVWELTEQDLTDPVLLDAMNRLKEVLLYNAPGGKRNRGLSVIGSLRELVPPTKLTQDTVQRALVVGWCIELLQAFFLVADDIMDASVTRRGRPCWYKKDGIGLDAINDAFLLESSIYRLLRRHCRNQPYYVHLLELFNETSFQTELGQALDLMTAPPGHFDLNRFTMERYKAIVKYKTAFYSFYLPVAAAMYMAGIEDEEEHKNAKLILLEMGEFFQIQDDYLDCYGDPAVTGKVGTDIQDNKCSWLVVTAMELLTPEQRTELEACYGRHDDASVEKVKALYDILEMPSLYRKYEDESYQRLQKLIECHAQNLPHAVFLNFAKKIYKRKK